Sequence from the Methanococcoides methylutens genome:
GAGATCCTTGAGCCAATTCTCGCAGAAGAGAAGGGCGACGAAGAGGGTGTCGGAATGGCTGTAACATTCGTACAGGAAGGAGATATTCACGATATCGGTCACCGTCTTGTTACAACAATGCTCGGTGCAAATGGATTTGACATTCTCGACCTTGGAACAGATATTCCAAACGAAGATGTTGTTGAAGCAATTGCAAAGAACAAGGGCAAGAAGATGATCCTTGTAGGTTCCGCACTTATGACAACCTCAATGCTCGGCCAGAAAGACGTAGTAAGGTTACTTGAAGAGGAGAACCTCAGAGGCGAAGTCAAGATCATGTTCGGTGGCGCACC
This genomic interval carries:
- a CDS encoding corrinoid protein, with the protein product MGNQELFDKLKDAIVNQDINGCPALTQEALDAGLSAFDIINEALAPGMKIVGDNFEAATIYLPQIMMSAKAMKAAMEILEPILAEEKGDEEGVGMAVTFVQEGDIHDIGHRLVTTMLGANGFDILDLGTDIPNEDVVEAIAKNKGKKMILVGSALMTTSMLGQKDVVRLLEEENLRGEVKIMFGGAPVTDEWIAECGADGTAENAAEAARVALELMSA